The Bacillota bacterium nucleotide sequence TCACAGGCATAGTCGGCCCTAACGGCTCGGGTAAGTCCACTCTGTTGAGGGTCATGAGCCGCGTGCTCCGCCCGACCCGCGGGGCGGTGCTGCTGGACGGCCGCGATGTGTTCGATCAGGATGCCACGAGCGTCGCCAGGCGCATCGCCGTGGTGGGCCAGGATGCGCGCACCGAGTTCGGCTTCAGCGTGATGGACGTCGTGATTATGGGCCGGTTCCCGCACTTGAACAGGTTCGAGCGGGAGTCGGAGGTGGATGTGGGGATCGCGCGGGCCGCGCTCGCCTCCACCGGCATCGCCCACCTGGAGGGTAGAAAGGTCACGGAGCTCAGTTCGGGTGAGAGGCAACGCGTCCTCATCGCAAGGGCGCTCGCCCAGCAACCGGAGATCCTGTTGATGGACGAGCCCACCACCTTCCTCGACATAAGCTACCAGGTGGACGTGATGGACCTGGTGTCGAACATGAACCGCGAGCGTGGCATTTCGGTCGTGATCGTCCTCCACGACCTGAACCTGGCGGCGCAGTACTGCAAGTCGCTGATGCTCCTCCATGGGGGTAAGGTCCTGAGCAGTGGCACCCCTGAGGAGGTTCTCACCTCCGAAAACATAAGGCTGGCGTACGGCAGCGAGGTGATGATCACGCGTCATCCGGCGCACGGGCGGCCCCACGTGATCGTCCTGCCGAAGCCGTCCAGGGCGGGGCACGACGCGCGCCCCGAGCGCGTACACGTGATAGGCGGCGGGGGCATGGCGTCCCACATTCTGGAGATGCTCTCCGCCCGCGGGTTCCGGATCTCGGCCGGCGCCCTCAACGCGGGAGACGCCGACTGGGTGCAGGCGAAGGCGCTGGGGGCCGATCTCGTTGAGGTCCCGCCATTCTCGCCCATCGCGCAGGGCGACCTCGACAAGACGCTCGCCCTGATAAAAGGGGCGTCGGCTGTAATACTCGTCGACATCCCGTTCGGCCCCGGTAACCTGAAGAATCTCGAGGCCGCGACTTCAGCCATAGAGGCGGGAACACCGCTCATTGTGGTGGACCGCGCGGGGATCTCGTCGCGCGATTACACCGGCGGGCAGGCAGTGTCGGCGTTCGGCAAGATCGAACGCGCGAGTGAGACGGGTTCCGGCGCGCGCGTGGTCTGGTGTGAACGCGACGAGGACGCCGTCGCCGCGGTCGAGCGGCTGCTTGCCGGAACACGGGGGGGTTCCTCATGACCGCGCCGCAGGGAGGGCCTCAGGGGGGCGCCGCATCGCTGGTCTTCATCACCGGAGGGGTCAGGAGTGGCAAGAGCGCTCTCGGGGAGAAGATGGCCGCCGCCTGCGGCCGCGAAGTCCTGTACATCGCGACGGCCAGGCCGCTGGACCCCGAAATGGCGAGGCGCATCGAGAACCACAGGCGCAGGCGACCCCCTGCGTGGAGAGTCGTCGAGGCGCCGTTCCACCTGGCTCCTGCGCTGCGCGATTCGGTGAAGGAGGGCGGCGCGCCCTCCGTCGTCCTGCTGGATTGCCTGACGATATTCGTGTCGAACATCTTGCTCGGGGGACTGTGGCTGGGAGTAGATGACAGGGAGATGGACGAACGAGCCTTCGCCGAGCTTGAGCGCCGCGGCGACGAGTGTGTCGAGAGGGTGCGTGAGTTCATCGCAGAGACCAGGGCATCCAGCCTGAACGCCGTGATCGTCGGGAACGAAGTCGGACTGGGCGTCGTCCCCGAGTATCCGGCCGCGCGCGTGTACCGCGACGTAGCCGGTCGCGTCAACCAGCTCGTCGCCACCTCGGCTGATGAGGTTTGGGCGGTGTGGTCGGGGATACCCGTGCGAATCAAACCGGCGCCGGTAGTCTCGGGGTGGCCGCCACCATGACGGACGACATCCGCTACTTCTTCCACGATCTGGCCCTGGCGCTGCAGTTCCTGACTCGGCTGCCGGTTCCGCTCAGGACTGCACCCGACCCCGAAAGGCTGGCCGGCTCGGTCAAGTTCTACCCGTTCGCGGGCGCCCTGATAGGTGTCATTCTCGCGGTGGCGCACGCCACCGCGTCCAGATTCCTGCCTCCGCTCGTATCGGCAGCCGTCACCGTCGCGGCCTGGGCCACGCTCACGGGCGCAATGCACCTCGATGGGCTCATGGACGCCGCCGACGGGCTGCTCAGCCACAGGGGCAGGGGGGAATCCCTCGAGATAATGAAGGACAGCAGGGTCGGCGCGATGGGCGTGGTGGCCGGCCTGCTCGTGCTGCTCGTCAAGTTCTCGGCGCTCGCCTCCGTCCCGGCGGGTCCGCGAAGCGTGGGACTGTTGAGCGCTGTCGTGGCCGGCCGGATATCGATCGTATGCTGCCTCATCCTGTTCCCGTACGCCCGCGAGCAGGGGATGGGGGCGTTTTCTCGTGGTCTGGCGCCACTGCCGGCGGTCGCCGGGGTGCTGGGTGGCGCCGCGATAGCGTTCGGATCGGCGGGTGCCATCGCCCTCCTCACCATCACTGGAGCGGCCACTGTAGGGTTCCTCGCCGCCGCGTCCGCGAACCGGGCGCTGGGGGGGCTGACCGGCGACGTGTACGGCGCGGTGTGCGAGATAACGGAGGCAGTCGCACTGATCCTGTGGGTGGCATTGATATGACGGCCGACCGCCGCCTTGCTCCCGCGGATGGCGCCGGCGTCGCCGGCGCCGGTCTCGATGCCCTGCAGCTGGTGCTCGTGCGGCACGGGCAAACGCAGTGGAACGCCGAAGCCCGTTACCAGGGCCACCGCGATATACCGTTGAGCGCCACGGGCGCCGCACAGGCTGCCGCGCTGGCCTCGTATATGTCACAGTGGGACGTAGCGGCTGTGTACTCGAGCGACCTGAGTCGCGCGTTCGAGACTGCGTCACGCATAGCCGCGGCTCACGGCATCACAGTGCTGCGGGACCGCCGCCTGCGCGAGATGTGTTTCGGCGACTGGGAGTCGCTGACTCACGACGAGATCGAGTCGAACTATCCGGACCTGTACGGCGCGTGGCTTGAGTCCCCCGCCACGGTTCATCCCCCCAACGGCGAAACACTCGCGGATGTTCGCGACAGGGCGCTTGCCGCGTTGAGGGACGCCGTCCGCGCGTGGAGCGCAGGGGCCACCGCCGCTGGCGAGGCCGGTCGCGACGCCCGCACCGTCGCGGATCGTAGCGGCCGCCCCGTCGACGGCCAGGGCACCCGCATCGTAGTTGTCTGCCACGGCGGCCCCATCAGGGCGGTGCTGTGCACCGTCCTCGGCCTGCCCCTCGACCAGGGTTTCTGGCGACTCGGGGCTCGGCCGGGCACGTTCGCGGTACTGCGAGGGGATACCCGGGCGTGGAGGCGGTTCGTATCGGCCGGTGCGGCTGGCGAGCCGGAAACGGCATGCTGCGCCCTCGACGTTGAGACTATGGACGCCCTCCCGGAATAGGGGCTACAGCCCGAGCAGTGCGAGAGGGTTTATCGAAGACGCGCCTACCGTCGCCGACCAGTGCAGGTGCGAGCCGGTCGAGAACCCTGTGGAACCAACCCTTCCGATGACGTCACCCCTCTTTACAGTTCCGCCGGCCTTAACGTCAACCCTCGACAGGTGGAGGTACGACGTAAACACGTTCAGCCCGTGGTCGACAATGATGGTATTCCCGCTGAGGAGCAGCGCTTCCGCCAGTACGACCCGCCCGGCGTTAGCGGCGCGCACCGGCGCGCCGTCGCGCGCCCCGAAGTCGATCCCCCAGTGACGCCCCCACTCGACCCCGTTGACATACCTGATGAACCCGAACGGCGTTCCCATCGGGGCGTCCACGGGAAGGGTGAACGGCTGGTTCCATAGCGGCTCGGGGCTCGTGCGGGACCTCGCCGCCTTCACCTTCTCCTGGTCGGCCTTGACGCGCGCCTGATCCTGCGTGAGTTCGACGGTCTTCTTGTCCACCGTGATCCTCGAGGACGGGAATTCCTTTTTCTCGACGGTGAGAGCGGCAGGTATCACCTTCAGGTCGCCGGCGACCGCATCCACCTTGTACGAGCCCGGCGCCCTGGTCACTCCAACAGGGACAAGCACCCTCGCTGAACCCTCCGAGACAAACGCCCTGTGCGTCTCGCGGGCGCTGCCAGGACCGGTGATGACTACGGAGACCTCGGCTGCCT carries:
- a CDS encoding ATP-binding cassette domain-containing protein encodes the protein MIRIAVNGIECSFGSAPVLNGLTFEVSKGDFTGIVGPNGSGKSTLLRVMSRVLRPTRGAVLLDGRDVFDQDATSVARRIAVVGQDARTEFGFSVMDVVIMGRFPHLNRFERESEVDVGIARAALASTGIAHLEGRKVTELSSGERQRVLIARALAQQPEILLMDEPTTFLDISYQVDVMDLVSNMNRERGISVVIVLHDLNLAAQYCKSLMLLHGGKVLSSGTPEEVLTSENIRLAYGSEVMITRHPAHGRPHVIVLPKPSRAGHDARPERVHVIGGGGMASHILEMLSARGFRISAGALNAGDADWVQAKALGADLVEVPPFSPIAQGDLDKTLALIKGASAVILVDIPFGPGNLKNLEAATSAIEAGTPLIVVDRAGISSRDYTGGQAVSAFGKIERASETGSGARVVWCERDEDAVAAVERLLAGTRGGSS
- the cobU gene encoding bifunctional adenosylcobinamide kinase/adenosylcobinamide-phosphate guanylyltransferase, which encodes MTAPQGGPQGGAASLVFITGGVRSGKSALGEKMAAACGREVLYIATARPLDPEMARRIENHRRRRPPAWRVVEAPFHLAPALRDSVKEGGAPSVVLLDCLTIFVSNILLGGLWLGVDDREMDERAFAELERRGDECVERVREFIAETRASSLNAVIVGNEVGLGVVPEYPAARVYRDVAGRVNQLVATSADEVWAVWSGIPVRIKPAPVVSGWPPP
- the cobS gene encoding adenosylcobinamide-GDP ribazoletransferase, with the translated sequence MTDDIRYFFHDLALALQFLTRLPVPLRTAPDPERLAGSVKFYPFAGALIGVILAVAHATASRFLPPLVSAAVTVAAWATLTGAMHLDGLMDAADGLLSHRGRGESLEIMKDSRVGAMGVVAGLLVLLVKFSALASVPAGPRSVGLLSAVVAGRISIVCCLILFPYAREQGMGAFSRGLAPLPAVAGVLGGAAIAFGSAGAIALLTITGAATVGFLAAASANRALGGLTGDVYGAVCEITEAVALILWVALI
- a CDS encoding histidine phosphatase family protein, with translation MTADRRLAPADGAGVAGAGLDALQLVLVRHGQTQWNAEARYQGHRDIPLSATGAAQAAALASYMSQWDVAAVYSSDLSRAFETASRIAAAHGITVLRDRRLREMCFGDWESLTHDEIESNYPDLYGAWLESPATVHPPNGETLADVRDRALAALRDAVRAWSAGATAAGEAGRDARTVADRSGRPVDGQGTRIVVVCHGGPIRAVLCTVLGLPLDQGFWRLGARPGTFAVLRGDTRAWRRFVSAGAAGEPETACCALDVETMDALPE
- a CDS encoding M23 family metallopeptidase encodes the protein MPRPRHGIQSAGLSGGELAISRIVLILVLVMFAVGISLGVVAWRASITAEPPPARSTPPAPGSTAPTQPAVAAPSTPPAPADPQTAPPPAPPTPPPAAVSAKPSAVKQGDVVLVTVEGTGEAAEVSVVITGPGSARETHRAFVSEGSARVLVPVGVTRAPGSYKVDAVAGDLKVIPAALTVEKKEFPSSRITVDKKTVELTQDQARVKADQEKVKAARSRTSPEPLWNQPFTLPVDAPMGTPFGFIRYVNGVEWGRHWGIDFGARDGAPVRAANAGRVVLAEALLLSGNTIIVDHGLNVFTSYLHLSRVDVKAGGTVKRGDVIGRVGSTGFSTGSHLHWSATVGASSINPLALLGL